In Shouchella patagoniensis, the following are encoded in one genomic region:
- a CDS encoding ABC transporter permease → MGSFLLKRLAQIIPVLLIISFIIFALVYIAGNPVALMLPDDASQEDIEQLTASLGLDQPFIVQYGHYLLNLVQGDFGESFRYNTSALPLVLERLPATLELAIAAMIIAVAVAIPLGIWSATQQNSPLDLLASGGAVIGKAMPNFWLGIMLILLFSVSLGWFPVSGRGTFAHLILPAITLATGIAAEITRLLRSNMIEILNQDYIRTAKSKGIRNGFVVYKHAFRNSLIPLITITALQTSTVVGGTLITETVFSWPGLGQLLIQAVNTRDMAIVQACVFVIAILVILMNLLADILYRLLDPRIKYD, encoded by the coding sequence GTGGGCTCATTTTTATTGAAGCGCCTTGCGCAAATTATTCCTGTTTTACTAATAATTTCGTTTATCATTTTTGCGCTCGTCTATATCGCGGGCAATCCAGTTGCATTAATGTTGCCTGACGATGCTTCCCAAGAAGATATTGAGCAATTGACTGCCTCCTTGGGACTTGATCAACCGTTTATTGTGCAGTACGGTCATTATTTGCTTAATTTAGTGCAGGGGGATTTTGGTGAGTCATTTCGTTACAATACAAGTGCTTTGCCCCTTGTGCTTGAGCGACTTCCAGCAACTTTAGAATTAGCTATAGCTGCTATGATTATTGCTGTAGCAGTAGCCATTCCACTTGGCATATGGTCCGCTACTCAGCAAAACTCACCTCTTGACTTGCTAGCATCAGGAGGAGCGGTTATTGGAAAAGCAATGCCGAATTTTTGGCTTGGTATTATGCTCATTTTATTATTCTCAGTATCACTGGGGTGGTTTCCGGTGTCTGGAAGAGGGACGTTTGCTCATTTAATTCTGCCAGCAATTACACTTGCAACTGGAATTGCTGCGGAAATTACAAGGCTGCTGCGTTCAAACATGATTGAAATTTTAAATCAAGATTACATCCGAACAGCGAAAAGCAAAGGAATTCGTAACGGCTTTGTTGTTTATAAACATGCATTCCGTAACTCATTAATTCCATTAATTACAATCACTGCATTACAAACGTCAACGGTCGTTGGCGGGACATTAATAACGGAAACTGTATTTTCCTGGCCTGGGCTTGGGCAATTACTAATTCAAGCTGTGAACACAAGAGACATGGCCATTGTTCAAGCGTGTGTGTTTGTAATTGCAATTCTTGTCATATTAATGAATTTGCTCGCGGACATTCTTTACCGACTGTTAGATCCGCGGATCAAATACGATTAA
- a CDS encoding ABC transporter permease — MALQTEPQFPGKQGLGSPVKRHSLKRWSRLLLRSKTGTLGFIIVVAVILMAALASVLAPHDPNEINAINMFQPPMWIEGGTSEHILGTDNLGRDILSRIIYGSQISLLVGIASVVVAGIIGVTIGIVAGFYGGWIDSVLMRLVDSFLSIPNILFALVILSVFGPSVWTLIFVLGVTNWVNYARLVRGEVLSIKEREFVKAARSIGVKNRVIMYRHLLPNVASSFIVISTLSVATTIILEASLSFLGLGIQSPDISWGGILSDGRDYLATSWWLATFPGLAITGAVLGIIFLGDWLRDVLDPRSQSRR; from the coding sequence ATGGCATTACAAACTGAACCCCAGTTTCCAGGGAAACAAGGCTTAGGTAGTCCAGTTAAAAGACATTCATTGAAACGTTGGAGTCGGCTTTTATTACGAAGTAAAACAGGTACGTTAGGTTTTATCATTGTCGTTGCTGTTATCTTAATGGCTGCTCTGGCTAGTGTTTTAGCGCCCCATGATCCAAACGAAATCAATGCAATAAACATGTTTCAGCCACCGATGTGGATTGAAGGAGGTACAAGCGAACATATTTTGGGGACAGACAATCTAGGGCGGGACATATTAAGCCGAATAATTTACGGGTCGCAAATTTCTCTGCTTGTTGGTATTGCTTCGGTAGTCGTTGCGGGAATCATTGGTGTCACAATTGGAATTGTTGCTGGTTTTTACGGTGGTTGGATAGATTCCGTTTTGATGCGTTTAGTTGATTCATTTTTATCCATTCCGAATATTTTATTTGCACTTGTTATTTTAAGTGTGTTTGGGCCTAGTGTATGGACCTTAATTTTTGTGCTTGGAGTAACGAACTGGGTGAATTATGCGCGTCTTGTGCGTGGAGAAGTCTTGTCCATTAAAGAAAGGGAATTTGTGAAAGCTGCTCGATCGATTGGTGTGAAGAATCGGGTCATCATGTATCGACACTTATTGCCTAATGTTGCATCTTCCTTTATTGTCATTTCTACTTTAAGTGTCGCAACAACAATTATCTTAGAAGCATCTTTAAGTTTCTTAGGATTAGGTATTCAGTCTCCTGATATTTCGTGGGGAGGAATTCTAAGTGACGGGCGTGATTATTTGGCGACTAGTTGGTGGCTTGCTACGTTTCCAGGGCTAGCGATTACAGGAGCCGTATTAGGGATTATTTTTCTCGGCGATTGGCTCCGTGATGTTCTTGATCCACGCAGTCAAAGCCGCCGGTAA
- a CDS encoding ABC transporter ATP-binding protein has product MSEEALLSVEDLQTHFFTENGNIPSVNGVSFAIKQGETVAIVGESGCGKSVTSLSIMGLISTPGKIVGGKINFNGHELTGINDKQYRKLRGNDLSMIFQEPLTSLNPLFTIGNQLAEVILLHQKVSKEQAKKKGIDMLKKVGIPRAEKVYRSYPHSLSGGMRQRVMIAIALACSPKLLIADEPTTALDVTIQAQILGLMRDLVQENNTAIMLITHDLGVVAEMADTVIVMYAGQVVEEANVFTLFENPAHPYTAGLLGSTPKINELEDELKSIEGTVPTPETMPTGCRFYPRCPHAMERCAIEAPPLFTAEADQRVRCWLFDEKGVVFK; this is encoded by the coding sequence ATGAGCGAAGAAGCGCTTTTGTCGGTTGAAGATCTTCAAACGCATTTTTTTACGGAGAATGGAAATATCCCTTCAGTAAATGGCGTGTCATTTGCGATTAAACAGGGGGAAACCGTTGCAATCGTTGGTGAATCTGGATGTGGAAAAAGTGTCACTTCTTTATCAATTATGGGGCTAATTTCTACACCTGGAAAGATCGTTGGAGGCAAAATCAATTTTAACGGCCATGAGTTAACAGGGATTAACGATAAACAGTATCGTAAGCTAAGAGGCAATGACTTGTCGATGATTTTTCAAGAGCCTCTCACATCATTAAACCCTTTGTTTACAATAGGTAACCAGCTAGCCGAAGTCATTTTGCTGCATCAAAAGGTAAGTAAGGAGCAAGCGAAGAAAAAAGGAATTGATATGCTGAAGAAAGTAGGCATTCCTAGGGCTGAAAAAGTGTATCGATCCTACCCTCACTCGCTAAGTGGAGGGATGCGTCAGCGTGTAATGATTGCTATCGCGCTTGCATGTAGTCCAAAGCTACTAATTGCAGATGAACCAACAACGGCATTGGATGTAACAATCCAAGCTCAAATTCTAGGGTTAATGCGTGACTTGGTTCAAGAAAATAACACGGCTATTATGCTTATTACTCATGACTTGGGCGTTGTAGCAGAAATGGCTGATACGGTCATTGTAATGTATGCGGGCCAGGTGGTTGAAGAGGCTAATGTGTTTACGCTATTTGAGAACCCTGCCCACCCATATACAGCTGGCTTACTTGGTAGCACACCAAAAATAAATGAGCTTGAAGATGAACTTAAATCAATTGAAGGAACGGTGCCCACGCCTGAAACGATGCCAACAGGGTGCCGTTTTTATCCGAGATGTCCTCATGCGATGGAGCGTTGTGCAATTGAGGCACCACCACTTTTCACAGCAGAAGCAGATCAGCGTGTTCGTTGTTGGCTTTTTGATGAAAAGGGGGTAGTCTTTAAATGA
- a CDS encoding ABC transporter ATP-binding protein, translating to MKEVLLEVKGMTKHFDVSEGFLKRKKRLLRAVDGVDLTIYSGETLGIVGESGCGKSTLGNVLMRLLEPTSGELFFEGIDFSELSGEALRKKRVDIQMIFQDPFSSLNPRMKVKDVIAEPLKTHKIGTGQDYLEQVYELMDVVGLDRSYAKRYPHEFSGGQRQRIGIARAIALKPKLIICDEPVSALDVSIQAQILNLMAKLQKEFQLTFLFIAHGLPAVKHISDRIAVMYLGKVVELASKQDLFERPMHPYTEGLISAVPVPDPKQRTKRERIVLEGDMPSPVNPPSGCRFHTRCPYAKEKCSLEEPAFIEREKGHQVACHYPLY from the coding sequence ATGAAAGAAGTATTATTAGAAGTAAAAGGGATGACAAAGCATTTTGATGTAAGTGAAGGGTTCCTAAAACGTAAAAAGAGGCTGCTTCGAGCAGTAGACGGTGTTGATTTAACAATTTATTCGGGCGAAACGCTTGGGATTGTTGGTGAGTCTGGTTGCGGAAAATCAACACTGGGAAATGTGTTGATGCGCTTGCTTGAACCAACTAGTGGAGAATTATTTTTTGAAGGGATAGACTTTTCCGAACTAAGTGGAGAAGCGTTACGAAAAAAACGCGTCGACATACAAATGATTTTCCAAGATCCGTTTTCTTCGCTTAATCCGCGGATGAAGGTAAAAGATGTTATCGCAGAGCCGCTTAAAACACATAAGATTGGCACTGGACAAGATTATTTGGAACAAGTGTATGAGCTGATGGACGTTGTTGGACTTGATCGATCATATGCTAAGCGTTATCCGCATGAATTTAGTGGAGGACAACGGCAACGCATCGGTATTGCGCGTGCCATTGCTTTAAAACCAAAACTCATTATATGTGATGAACCAGTTTCTGCATTGGACGTATCGATTCAAGCACAAATCTTAAATTTAATGGCAAAGCTACAAAAAGAATTTCAATTAACTTTTTTGTTTATCGCCCATGGTCTTCCCGCAGTTAAACATATTAGCGACCGCATTGCTGTTATGTACTTAGGAAAAGTGGTGGAACTTGCTTCAAAACAAGACTTGTTTGAGCGACCGATGCACCCTTATACAGAAGGGTTGATTAGCGCAGTGCCAGTACCTGATCCAAAGCAACGAACGAAAAGAGAACGCATTGTTCTTGAAGGGGATATGCCGAGTCCAGTAAATCCACCTTCTGGCTGCCGCTTTCATACTCGGTGTCCTTATGCTAAAGAGAAGTGTTCACTTGAGGAACCTGCTTTTATTGAAAGGGAGAAAGGTCATCAAGTGGCTTGTCATTATCCATTATATTAA
- a CDS encoding M20 family metallopeptidase yields MKITTTDEMLKLLEELVNMDSGSYNKKGIDQVGNRLMDAYQEIGFKADIYEQEEYGNHIVLQHTKAENPEILLVAHMDTVFPKNTAARRPFHIEGNRAYGPGVVDMKGSHVTALSAIKALLDANSAAAKNVVVLLTSDEEIGAPSARTLIEKQGEGKRAVLVMEPARKDGSLVTSRRGGGRYTLKITGKAAHSGIEPENGRSAIEELAYKIIQLHQLSDHEKGISVNVGIIEGGTAVNTVADYAEAQVDIRISRQDQAKPLAEKMKEICGQANVEGTSIILEGGITRPPMERNDQTIELFELIKGVASSLNISLTETGTGGGSDASFTSALGIPTIDGMGPVGGNPHSTDEYLETETLVERTKLLAKTIEKLSN; encoded by the coding sequence ATGAAAATAACAACGACAGACGAGATGCTGAAATTGTTGGAAGAATTAGTGAACATGGATAGTGGATCGTATAATAAAAAGGGAATTGATCAGGTTGGCAACCGATTAATGGATGCTTATCAAGAAATAGGGTTTAAAGCAGACATTTACGAACAAGAGGAGTATGGCAACCACATTGTTCTTCAACATACTAAAGCTGAAAACCCAGAAATTTTGCTTGTTGCCCATATGGATACTGTTTTTCCGAAAAATACAGCTGCCCGGCGACCATTTCATATCGAAGGGAATCGTGCTTACGGTCCAGGTGTAGTAGACATGAAAGGAAGCCATGTGACTGCTTTGTCTGCAATAAAAGCCCTTCTTGATGCAAATAGTGCCGCAGCAAAAAATGTCGTTGTGTTGTTGACGAGTGATGAAGAAATTGGCGCGCCTTCTGCCCGCACGCTTATTGAAAAACAAGGTGAAGGGAAAAGGGCGGTACTTGTTATGGAACCGGCAAGGAAAGATGGTTCACTTGTAACGTCAAGGCGTGGTGGCGGTCGCTATACATTAAAGATTACCGGCAAAGCAGCCCATTCAGGCATTGAACCTGAGAACGGACGGAGCGCGATTGAGGAGCTTGCTTATAAAATCATCCAGCTACATCAATTATCTGATCATGAAAAGGGCATAAGTGTAAACGTGGGAATCATTGAAGGAGGAACGGCAGTTAATACAGTCGCTGATTATGCGGAGGCGCAAGTCGATATTCGAATTTCAAGGCAAGACCAAGCCAAGCCTTTAGCGGAAAAAATGAAAGAAATTTGTGGTCAGGCAAATGTTGAAGGTACTTCAATTATACTTGAAGGTGGAATTACCCGTCCGCCAATGGAACGGAACGATCAAACAATTGAGTTGTTTGAACTGATTAAAGGCGTTGCTTCTTCGCTCAACATCTCCCTTACGGAAACGGGTACGGGTGGCGGATCAGATGCCTCCTTTACGTCGGCGCTTGGGATTCCAACAATAGATGGGATGGGTCCTGTTGGAGGAAATCCACATAGTACGGATGAATATCTAGAAACAGAAACGCTTGTAGAGCGAACAAAATTGCTTGCAAAGACGATTGAAAAGCTATCAAACTAA
- a CDS encoding dicarboxylate/amino acid:cation symporter — MKLIARLVLGIAAGIGIGLVANQFVATLMVTIKDIIGSFIFFMVPLIIVFFIAAGIASIGKGGGKLLGSTVLVSYVSTILAGLFAVTVAMFVIPSLGIADAGADAPSEMAGFLDLTVEPVFDVLTALILAFVLGIGIAATGSTKLHGIIDEGQNIVELVIRRAIIPLLPFYIAGVFAEMSYDGTVFATLGVFGIVFFLAIAMHLIWLVVQYTIAGAVNRNNPFSLLKSMLSAYVTALGTMSSAATIPVTVEAVKKNNIRDSITNFVVPLCANIHLSGSTITIVTAATAVMHLYPGLEFPGFVGMIPVILMLGIIMVSAPGVPGGAVMAATGILTSMLGFDEGAVALMIALYLAQDSFGTATNVTGDGAIAVLMNGLQKKDAI; from the coding sequence TTGAAATTAATTGCCCGACTCGTTCTCGGCATTGCTGCGGGAATTGGTATCGGACTTGTTGCAAATCAATTTGTTGCAACGTTAATGGTTACGATAAAAGACATCATTGGTAGTTTTATCTTCTTTATGGTACCACTTATTATCGTTTTCTTTATTGCGGCAGGGATTGCTAGTATAGGTAAAGGCGGGGGAAAGCTGCTCGGATCAACAGTCCTTGTGTCTTACGTATCAACGATTCTCGCTGGACTCTTTGCGGTGACAGTTGCGATGTTTGTGATTCCTTCTCTTGGAATCGCAGACGCTGGGGCGGATGCGCCTTCAGAGATGGCAGGTTTCCTCGACCTAACCGTTGAACCTGTGTTTGATGTTCTCACAGCCTTAATTCTTGCTTTTGTTTTAGGAATTGGAATCGCAGCAACGGGATCAACTAAACTTCATGGCATCATAGATGAAGGACAGAATATCGTTGAACTCGTTATTCGACGAGCGATTATACCGTTATTGCCTTTTTATATTGCTGGTGTTTTTGCAGAAATGAGCTATGATGGGACTGTGTTTGCGACGCTTGGTGTTTTTGGTATTGTGTTTTTCCTTGCAATTGCAATGCATCTTATTTGGCTTGTCGTCCAGTATACGATTGCGGGAGCAGTGAACCGAAATAATCCATTCTCTCTATTAAAATCGATGCTATCGGCGTATGTAACAGCTCTTGGTACAATGAGTAGTGCGGCAACGATTCCAGTAACCGTTGAAGCGGTAAAGAAAAATAATATTAGAGATTCAATTACGAACTTTGTTGTACCGTTATGTGCAAATATCCACTTATCAGGAAGCACGATTACGATTGTGACAGCAGCTACTGCGGTCATGCACTTATATCCAGGTCTTGAATTTCCAGGTTTTGTGGGCATGATACCTGTCATTCTAATGCTTGGGATTATTATGGTTTCTGCACCGGGAGTTCCTGGTGGAGCAGTAATGGCGGCAACAGGAATTTTAACATCGATGCTCGGTTTTGATGAAGGAGCTGTCGCGTTAATGATTGCTCTTTATTTAGCTCAAGATAGTTTTGGTACGGCTACGAATGTAACGGGTGATGGAGCGATCGCCGTTTTAATGAACGGTTTACAGAAGAAAGATGCCATATAG
- a CDS encoding ABC transporter substrate-binding protein yields the protein MKLKSLIPVAVTVAMLSACQTSDEQPQNETDELAQPTTVTDGSGNEITIPENPERIVGSYLEDPLVTLGITPVLQWSVANRSSTQVYLESYLEGIDPIDSLLPLEGLMEAEPDLIFAPGEESLASGDFEQYNQIAPTYVIDSETTGDWRATLMEIGDVLGKEDVANEALSDYDEHVEQVKNDLTEAIGDSKVAALWVIGGKYFIVAPTVASGAVLFEDLELTPANVIADLPEDVDAHWNPISLEALAKMDADYLFLIDSDPESIESLKSESVWSTIPAVEQGNIYDISGSSSWLYNGFQANSQTIDSVYENIVGNE from the coding sequence ATGAAATTAAAAAGTTTAATTCCGGTTGCTGTAACTGTCGCTATGCTTTCCGCATGCCAAACGTCAGATGAACAGCCACAAAATGAGACGGACGAGCTAGCACAGCCGACTACTGTTACGGATGGCTCTGGAAATGAAATAACGATCCCAGAAAACCCAGAACGCATTGTTGGTTCTTATTTAGAAGATCCTCTTGTTACTCTTGGCATTACACCGGTTTTGCAATGGTCTGTTGCAAACCGCTCAAGCACACAAGTTTATTTAGAATCCTATCTAGAAGGTATTGATCCCATTGATTCTTTGCTTCCATTAGAAGGGTTAATGGAAGCAGAACCTGACCTTATTTTTGCACCCGGTGAAGAGTCACTTGCAAGTGGTGATTTCGAACAATACAACCAAATTGCTCCTACCTATGTGATCGATAGCGAAACAACTGGTGATTGGCGCGCGACATTAATGGAAATAGGTGACGTGCTCGGTAAAGAGGATGTGGCAAACGAAGCGTTATCTGATTACGACGAGCATGTTGAACAAGTGAAAAATGATTTGACTGAGGCGATCGGTGATAGTAAAGTTGCGGCCTTGTGGGTTATTGGCGGCAAATACTTTATCGTCGCACCTACTGTTGCTAGCGGAGCGGTTCTTTTTGAAGACTTAGAACTCACTCCAGCAAATGTCATTGCTGATCTTCCAGAAGACGTTGATGCTCATTGGAACCCAATTTCTCTTGAAGCACTAGCAAAAATGGATGCGGATTACTTGTTTTTAATTGATAGTGACCCAGAGTCGATTGAATCATTAAAATCGGAATCCGTTTGGTCAACTATCCCCGCTGTTGAACAAGGAAACATCTATGATATTTCAGGTTCAAGCAGCTGGCTCTACAATGGGTTTCAAGCAAATTCTCAAACGATTGATTCTGTTTATGAAAACATCGTTGGGAACGAGTGA
- a CDS encoding sensor histidine kinase, with the protein MSFWMRFILVIGALSLWPMDEPQLLSDPVYWIVAGLVLAGVCSEPMWVNTYLLYNGLTAFGCLFLLYQPSLFGWIVPMLLLVMPLVIAPIARVHFCLSLLYFVLTSVFTYSNGAEFLIISVVTAIAVTFGLAYSRLVMQVELQEDLLDDFAYEQRVLKQQLLQEEDTAKQEERTRIARNVHDSVGHQLTALMMQLQMAELNDSHDKTYISDAKQTARLALEEMRNAVKALEKEEVRGVAMILRLIRKLETESQVQVAFTTEAGALSTLLTDEQNTTLYRFIQEGLTNAMRHAYAKQIRVHLTVIGTHTYMASVENDALPTTFREGFGLSQLRNRFEHLDGRFSAGFGFKDNTFVLKGTFPLQEGGSYENDLSSRGSTNRATRFKDDD; encoded by the coding sequence ATGTCTTTCTGGATGCGTTTTATCCTAGTTATAGGAGCTCTTTCATTGTGGCCAATGGATGAACCGCAATTGCTTAGTGACCCCGTATACTGGATTGTTGCTGGGTTGGTGCTCGCAGGAGTTTGTTCGGAACCAATGTGGGTAAATACATACTTACTTTACAACGGGTTAACAGCGTTTGGGTGTTTGTTTTTGTTGTATCAACCTTCTTTATTTGGTTGGATTGTACCTATGCTATTACTAGTGATGCCTCTTGTTATCGCCCCTATAGCGCGTGTTCACTTCTGCCTATCGCTTCTTTATTTTGTATTAACCAGTGTTTTTACTTACTCAAATGGAGCAGAATTTCTCATTATAAGTGTTGTAACAGCTATTGCAGTCACGTTTGGACTTGCTTATTCACGTTTAGTAATGCAAGTAGAATTACAAGAAGATCTTCTCGATGATTTTGCATATGAACAACGAGTATTAAAGCAGCAGTTGCTGCAAGAAGAAGACACGGCTAAGCAGGAGGAACGGACACGAATTGCCCGCAATGTCCATGACTCGGTTGGGCATCAACTAACAGCACTGATGATGCAACTGCAAATGGCTGAATTAAACGACAGTCACGATAAAACATATATAAGTGACGCGAAACAAACAGCGAGATTGGCCCTTGAAGAGATGCGAAATGCGGTAAAGGCTTTAGAAAAAGAAGAAGTGCGTGGGGTAGCAATGATTCTTAGGTTGATTCGAAAATTAGAAACAGAAAGCCAAGTGCAAGTGGCATTTACAACAGAAGCAGGGGCATTATCCACACTTTTAACTGATGAACAAAATACGACATTATATCGTTTTATCCAAGAAGGATTAACCAATGCGATGCGTCATGCTTATGCAAAACAAATACGTGTACATCTAACAGTAATAGGTACTCATACATATATGGCAAGTGTGGAGAATGACGCGTTACCGACAACGTTTAGAGAAGGTTTTGGATTATCGCAACTGCGCAATCGGTTTGAGCATTTAGACGGTCGATTTAGTGCGGGGTTTGGGTTTAAAGACAATACATTTGTACTTAAAGGGACGTTTCCGTTACAGGAAGGAGGAAGCTATGAAAACGATCTTAGTAGCAGAGGATCAACTAATCGTGCGACAAGGTTTAAAGATGATGATTGA
- a CDS encoding response regulator, with amino-acid sequence MKTILVAEDQLIVRQGLKMMIEHGGKYKVIEASNGAEAVEQVLTHHIDLILMDVRMPVMNGIDAIRHIRAQKKDAKVVVLTTFADKEYALESLKQGAIGYMLKDADMNRLVSSIEKALNGEMIIDGQVAAKVVPSLLHHSTKSIKNIPDLTDREREIVRKVGQGLSNAEIAAELYLTIGTVKNYISQLFIKLSVRDRTQLAIFALKNEI; translated from the coding sequence ATGAAAACGATCTTAGTAGCAGAGGATCAACTAATCGTGCGACAAGGTTTAAAGATGATGATTGAACATGGTGGAAAGTATAAAGTTATAGAGGCGAGTAATGGGGCAGAAGCGGTGGAACAAGTTCTGACTCATCACATTGATCTTATTTTAATGGATGTCCGCATGCCTGTAATGAATGGTATTGACGCGATTCGACATATCCGTGCTCAAAAAAAAGACGCAAAAGTGGTAGTACTCACAACATTTGCTGATAAAGAATATGCACTTGAATCACTTAAGCAAGGAGCCATCGGTTATATGTTAAAAGATGCAGATATGAATCGTTTAGTCAGCTCGATTGAAAAGGCATTAAATGGCGAGATGATCATTGATGGTCAAGTAGCCGCTAAAGTTGTTCCTTCACTTTTGCATCATTCAACAAAGTCGATAAAGAATATACCAGATTTAACTGATAGAGAAAGAGAGATTGTAAGGAAAGTTGGACAGGGATTAAGCAATGCCGAAATTGCAGCTGAGTTGTATTTAACAATCGGCACGGTGAAAAATTACATCAGTCAACTGTTTATAAAATTAAGTGTACGTGACCGGACACAGCTTGCTATCTTTGCGTTAAAAAATGAGATTTAA
- a CDS encoding ABC transporter ATP-binding protein, translated as MIEMDQIYKSFGSVEAIKDVGIYLQKGEAVGLLGPNGAGKSTLIDMLTSLTKPTKGQVRFNGKNVYGQLTQFRTQIGVVPQELALYSDLTAEENLLFFGKAYKLKGTKLKQKVKELLQLVELEERKKDRVKTFSGGMKRRLNLAIALIHEPAYLVLDEPTVGIDPHSRRYLLDLIKRLQLERGTTVLYTSHYMEEVEFLCDRIYVLDRGSIIASGTQEEIKNIVSQEYIYKLLVAEKNAQLEQKLNEQEQIHGVYETEEGYRIASYSGALFEKIIQLASDSNVQVLGIHIQESTLEDVFLYLTGRSLRD; from the coding sequence ATGATTGAAATGGATCAAATCTATAAATCGTTTGGATCAGTAGAAGCGATAAAAGATGTGGGCATTTATCTACAGAAAGGAGAAGCTGTTGGTCTGCTTGGACCAAATGGAGCAGGAAAATCTACGTTAATTGATATGCTTACGAGTTTAACGAAACCAACAAAAGGCCAAGTCCGGTTTAACGGAAAAAACGTTTACGGCCAGCTTACTCAATTTAGAACGCAAATTGGTGTTGTTCCTCAAGAATTAGCGCTCTATTCTGATTTAACGGCAGAAGAAAATCTCTTATTCTTTGGAAAAGCTTATAAATTAAAAGGAACAAAGCTCAAGCAGAAAGTAAAAGAGTTGTTGCAATTAGTTGAACTAGAAGAAAGAAAAAAAGATCGAGTGAAAACATTTTCCGGTGGGATGAAGCGCAGGTTAAATCTTGCAATCGCTCTTATTCATGAACCAGCTTATTTAGTCCTTGATGAACCGACTGTGGGTATTGATCCTCATTCGCGCAGGTACTTGTTGGATTTAATTAAGCGACTTCAACTAGAGAGGGGCACAACGGTTCTTTATACGAGTCATTACATGGAAGAAGTTGAATTTCTGTGTGATCGCATTTATGTGCTTGATCGAGGATCAATTATTGCTTCAGGCACACAAGAGGAAATAAAAAATATTGTAAGCCAGGAGTATATATATAAATTACTTGTTGCAGAAAAAAACGCGCAACTCGAGCAAAAGTTGAATGAACAAGAACAAATACATGGCGTTTACGAAACCGAAGAAGGGTATCGCATTGCTTCTTACTCTGGTGCATTATTTGAAAAAATTATTCAGCTAGCAAGTGATTCAAATGTTCAAGTTCTTGGCATCCATATTCAAGAATCAACGCTTGAAGATGTGTTTTTGTACTTAACTGGCAGATCGTTAAGGGATTAG